The following coding sequences lie in one Lolium perenne isolate Kyuss_39 chromosome 2, Kyuss_2.0, whole genome shotgun sequence genomic window:
- the LOC127333067 gene encoding protein FAR1-RELATED SEQUENCE 5: MYNKMSSNSGGGAKQKGPRIAPPLVEPCLLQNLKPPHAPDSPATDLRLAQQPYPGHVVLPRPCTSWPLHAPSSPPLNPTNPQQNGEAVGDVVAANVNPVIDSCDEMMLPKVNTLFDSEDEAYEFYNSYAEKVGFFVRRSTLWTTSKNIITRRTFVCSREGFREKKKGAKESKCPRPETRIGCPASMTIRLTANGKYRLTEFVPNHNHHLATASTIHMLKAKKIRRKARAVRENLVDDTVVTPEFENEDKAYDFYSRYAGKLGFHVRRASLTVNAENVITRRMFVCSKEGFREKKRGANRVKKPRPETRTGCPACLVIRLAPNGKYNVTEFVTCHNHGLGAAAASDLVMESLTEIYQDYRVGLVDKSPGVSTGKQSLIEDHATSSCLEARSWRRYKRKVPHCGDVGASLEYLQKMQHDNPSFFYAIKSDEDGNLTNFLWADSKSIMDFAHFGDVVCLDSGYALQGYGRPVALFTGLNHHKQTVIFGTALLYDESFEAFRWLFDTFKLAMNGILPRTLLTERSPVISEAVATSWPATTHRYCVWQIYQNALQQLNHAFHGSRNLHCNFKRCLFDCDDEAEFLMAWREMLANYDLQDNQWLADLFALKEKWALPYGRDAFCADMKSVQQKDNLSSELKIHLSLERDLLSFFVQFERLLCDRRSAELQADVNASQSTKKPPSMRILKQAADIYTPAAYKMFENEFELYMDCMLYNCGEMGTICDYRITVEDNPKDHFVKFDSRDSMSRCSCKGFEFVGIPCRHMLKVLDTRNIKNLPPQYVLKRWRKDAKSGSSNGGYEYPFDGDPQLAQTKGHNLLCRIFSIAAARAATSVESFAYMENQLNTLMGQVEQFLENRTPDMAAIIGANCDRTQNMVTEGLHSHTNFVNGSADDSLTFPFTLSAGTLDYR, translated from the exons ATGTACAACAAAATGTCCAGCAACAGCGGTGGAGGTGCAAAGCAGAAGGGTCCTCGAATTGCTCCACCTCTTGTGGAACCTTGCTTACTCCAGAATCTCAAGCCTCCTCATGCTCCAGACAGTCCTGCCACTGATCTGAGATTAGCTCAACAGCCTTATCCTGGACATGTAGTCCTCCCGCGTCCATGCACATCTTGGCCTCTTCATGCGCCCTCGTCCCCACCATTAAATCCTACGAATCCACAACAAAATGGG GAAGCGGTGGGGGATGTGGTGGCAGCCAATGTTAATCCTGTGATTGATAGCTGCGATGAGATGATGTTGCCAAAGGTAAATACACTATTTGACAGTGAGGATGAGGCTTATGAGTTCTACAATTCGTATGCGGAGAAGGTGGGCTTCTTTGTTCGCAGATCAACACTCTGGACAACATCAAAGAACATCATCACTAGGAGGACATTTGTTTGCTCAAGAGAAGGTTTCCgggagaagaagaagggtgccaaGGAATCAAAATGCCCACGGCCTGAAACAAGAATTGGTTGCCCAGCGAGCATGACCATCCGGCTTACTGCCAATGGCAAGTACCGTTTGACGGAATTTGTACCAAACCATAACCATCACTTAGCAACAGCTTCTACGATTCATATGTTGAAAGCAAAGAAAATTAGGCGTAAAGCACGGGCTGTGAGGGAAAATCTGGTGGATGATACTGTGGTAACGCCAGAATTTGAGAATGAAGATAAGGCATATGATTTTTACAGCAGATATGCAGGGAAGCTTGGATTTCACGTGAGAAGGGCAAGCTTGACCGTGAATGCTGAAAATGTTATCACCAGAAGGATGTTTGTTTGTTCAAAAGAAGGGTTCCGCGAGAAGAAAAGAGGAGCAAATAGAGTAAAGAAGCCTCGTCCAGAAACCCGAACTGGTTGCCCAGCGTGTCTGGTCATCCGACTTGCACCTAATGGCAAATATAATGTCACAGAGTTCGTTACTTGCCACAATCACGGGCTTGGTGCTGCAGCAGCTTCTGATCTTGTGATGGAATCACTGACTGAAATTTATCAAGATTACAGAGTCGGTCTGGTTGATAAATCACCAGGTGTTTCTACGGGCAAGCAAAGCCTTATCGAAGACCATGCCACTTCAAGCTGTCTAGAAGCTAGAAGTTGGAGAAGGTACAAGCGCAAAGTTCCTCACTGTGGTGATGTAGGTGCTTCTCTGGAGTACCTACAAAAGATGCAGCATGATAACCCTTCATTTTTCTATGCTATAAAATCTGACGAGGATGGAAACTTGACGAATTTTCTGTGGGCAGATTCAAAATCCATCATGGACTTTGCCCACTTCGGTGATGTAGTATGCCTTGATTCAGGTTATGCACTGCAAGGCTATGGTAGGCCGGTTGCTTTGTTTACAGGTCTGAATCATCATAAACAGACTGTCATCTTTGGTACTGCATTGCTTTATGATGAGAGCTTTGAAGCTTTCAGATGgttatttgatactttcaaactgGCAATGAATGGTATCCTTCCCAGGACATTGTTAACTGAAAGATCTCCTGTCATAAGTGAAGCTGTCGCAACAAGTTGGCCTGCAACAACACATCGTTATTGTGTCTGGCAAATTTACCAAAATGCTCTTCAGCAGTTGAATCATGCATTCCATGGGTCAAGAAATTTACATTGCAACTTCAAGAGGTGCCTATTTGATTGTGACGATGAGGCAGAGTTTTTGATGGCGTGGAGAGAAATGTTGGCAAATTATGACCTTCAAGATAATCAATGGCTAGCAGACCTGTTCGCCCTTAAAGAGAAATGGGCATTACCATATGGCCGTGACGCATTTTGCGCTGATATGAAAAGCGTCCAGCAGAAGGACAACTTGAGCAGTGAGCTTAAAATACATTTATCCCTAGAACGTGACCTTTTGAGTTTCTTTGTGCAGTTTGAAAGATTATTGTGTGATCGTCGGTCTGCAGAACTGCAAGCTGATGTGAATGCCAGCCAGAGTACAaagaagccaccttcgatgcgaATATTAAAGCAGGCTGCCGATATATATACACCTGCTGCCtataaaatgtttgaaaatgagtTTGAGTTGTACATGGATTGCATGCTATATAACTGTGGCGAGATGGGCACAATTTGTGATTATAGGATAACTGTCGAGGACAATCCGAAAGATCATTTTGTTAAATTTGATTCACGTGATTCAATGTCACGTTGTAGTTGTAAGGGGTTTGAGTTTGTAGGGATTCCATGTCGCCATATGCTGAAGGTACTTGATACTAGGAATATCAAGAACCTTCCTCCTCAGTATGTCTTGAAAAGGTGGAGGAAGGATGCCAAATCAGGATCTTCGAATGGTGGTTATGAATACCCTTTTGATGGTGATCCTCAGTTGGCCCAGACAAAGGGTCACAATTTACTGTGCCGAATATTCAGTATAGCAGCGGCTAGAGCAGCTACTTCTGTTGAATCATTTGCATACATGGAAAACCAATTGAACACACTTATGGGTCAGGTGGAACAATTTCTTGAAAACAGAACCCCCGACATGGCTGCTATCATTGGTGCTAATTGTGATCGTACTCAAAATATGGTCACAGAAGGTCTACACAGTCATACTAATTTTGTCAATGGCTCTGCTGATG ATTCTCTAACCTTCCCCTTCACACTGAGTGCTGGTACGTTGGATTACCGCTAG
- the LOC127333065 gene encoding elongator complex protein 1 yields the protein MKNLKLVTRVAQELQLQLDGETLAVSAIDAERHRAFFVSSANFLYSVHLLASTQQPLQWGKTSLDSDVEEVALEPGDFIVSMDYLMEKESLLLGSADGCLLLYNVEERTTEVVGRVEGGVKTVASSPDGALLSVTTGFGQLLVMTHDWEVLFETSIDPQGTAPCEIDDSGGQIQSSVSWRGDGKYFATLGGLDGSPKKLTVWERESGKVHSSSDIKNFMGQSLDWMPSGAKVATAHERKTEGKCPLIVFYETNGLERSCFSIDEPAEVVIQTLKWNCNSELLAALVSCGQYDVIKIWSCSNNHWYLKHELRYTKKEGVNFSWDPTKPLHLICWTLGGEVITHRFTWTTAVSETSVALVIDGSRILVTPLSLGLMPPPMSLFYLAFPCAVNEVSFVPKISKNHLIAYLSNGSLCAVELPVADTWEEFEGSGISVDPCFSDFSLNNCMHLTLIDTRTLIGICRYRDYCSSTPISSSEASNLEEKHDSLFFVNEIKLVCSEDSLPGSVSSSGWQARVSKRVPLEGPVIGVSRNPAKGGSAFIQLSGGKIVEYCSDVNMSRMTALIHGGEVSPDFDFPASCPLMNAVLCHENGLVRTLLFGLDDSSKLHLGKRLLSNNCSSFTFYSSAYGATEQVATHLLVTTKQDLLFIVDVNEILLKNGQVTVDSHVNSHPRAKQSKEHITVWEKGAKLVGVIHGDEAAVIVQTTRGNLECMYPRKLVLVSIVQALVQRRFKDAMDMVRRHRIDFNMMVDYCGWKAFIKSAADLVQEVNNLSHITEFVCSIKNENVSSKLYETYIPFPDQCTTSVDNENSYGVFSENKVTSVLMAIRKALEEQTEESSARELCILTTLARSEPPLLEEALNRIKVIRELELLGVDDARRKLYPSAEESLKHLLWLTEPEAVFNAALGLYDLNLAAIVALNSQKDPKEFLPFLKSLECLPPAIMRYTVDLKLARYESALRNIVSAGNEYHEDCMGLLKSNPQLFPLGLQLFSDPDKRHQILEAWGDHLSEEKCFGEAAITYQCCLSYQKSLKAYHACGDWRGVFTVAGLLKFKKEEILQLAQELCDEFQALGKSGDAAKIALDYCSDVDRGVGCYISAREWEEALRVAYMHGRQDLVETVRDAALECAALLISEYQEGLLKVGKYLARYVAVRQRRLSLAAKLKSEDRFMDVEDDNISEVSSSFSEMSAYTTRSTKESSASVVSSSVSKSRGSRRQKKAGKIRAGSPGEEMALVDHLKGMSLATGAQKELRSLLVVLTQLGKEDTARQVQLAGDSFEVSQMAAVKLAEDTISTDKIDENAHTLEHYTKMLRAHQPTTGETSSWRIKALSPP from the exons ATGAAGAACCTGAAGCTTGTGACCAGGGTCGCGCAGGAGCTGCAGCTCCAGCTCGACGGAGAGACCCTTGCCGTATCCGCCATCGACGCCGAGCGCCACCGCGCCTTCTTCGTCTCCTCGGCCAACTTCCTCTACTCCGTCCATCTCCTCGCCTCCACCCAG CAACCGCTGCAATGGGGCAAAACTAGTCTAGACTCGGATGTGGAGGAGGTTGCTCTCGAGCCCGGAGATTTCATAGTTTCCATGGactatctgatggagaaggagtctcTGCTCCTTGGTTCAGCAGACGGTTGCCTCTTGTTGTATAATGTGGAGGAAAGAACAACTGAAGTTGTAGGAAGAGTAGAGGGTGGTGTCAAGACCGTCGCCTCTAGCCCTGATGGTGCGCTTCTCTCTGTAACAACCGGATTCGGGCAACTGCTCGTCATGACACATGATTGGGAAGTGCTGTTTGAGACTTCTATTGACCCTCAA GGTACTGCTCCATGTGAGATCGACGATTCTGGTGGTCAGATCCAAAGTTCTGTTTCTTGGAGGGGTGATGGGAAATATTTTGCTACTCTTGGGGGCCTAGATGGCAGCCCTAAAAAGCTTACTGTTTGGGAACGTGAATCCGGGAAGGTGCATTCTTCTTCAGACATCAAGAATTTTATGGGACAATCACTAGACTGGATGCCGAGTGGGGCTAAGGTTGCCACTGCCCATGAAAGGAAAACAGAGGGGAAGTGCCCTCTCATTGTATTCTATGAGACAAATGGCTTAGAAAGGAGCTGCTTTTCTATTGATGAACCAGCAGAGGTTGTCATCCAAACTTTGAAATGGAACTGCAACTCTGAACTTCTGGCTGCTCTAGTTTCCTGTGGCCAGTATGATGTTATTAAAATATGGTCGTGCAGTAACAATCACTGGTATTTGAAGCATGAATTGCGCTACACTAAGAAAGAGGGAGTGAACTTCTCTTGGGATCCGACAAAACCACTGCATCTCATTTGTTGGACACTGGGAGGTGAAGTCATTACGCACAGGTTTACATGGACTACTGCCGTCAGTGAGACTTCAGTTGCACTAGTTATTGATGGCTCACGTATCCTTGTAACTCCTCTCAGTTTGGGCCTCATGCCACCCCCCATGTCACTGTTCTATCTTGCATTTCCTTGTGCCGTGAATGAGGTTTCTTTTGTACCCAAGATTTCAAAGAACCATTTGATTGCTTATCTTTCAAATGGTAGCTTATGTGCTGTGGAACTTCCGGTGGCAGATACGTGGGAAGAGTTTGAAGGCAGTGGGATAAGTGTTGACCCTTGCTTTTCTGACTTCAGCTTGAATAACTGTATGCACCTCACTTTGATAGATACACGTACCTTGATCGGTATCTGTCGCTACAGAGATTACTGCTCTTCAACACCCATTAGCTCCAGTGAAGCTAGTAACTTAGAAGAAAAACATGATTCACTGTTCTTTGTCAATGAGATCAAACTTGTATGTTCTGAGGACTCTTTACCAGGTTCAGTGAGTTCATCTGGTTGGCAAGCTAGAGTATCGAAGAGAGTGCCTCTGGAGGGTCCAGTTATTGGAGTCTCCCGAAACCCAGCAAAAGGAGGTTCGGCTTTTATCCAATTAAGTGGAGGAAAGATTGTTGAATACTGTTCAGATGTAAATATGTCGAGAATGACGGCACTGATACATGGCGGTGAAGTTTCTCCTGATTTTGACTTCCCAGCATCATGTCCTTTGATGAATGCTGTTCTATGCCATGAAAATGGTCTGGTTCGGACCCTTCTGTTCGGACTTGATGACAGCAGTAAGCTACATCTGGGGAAAAGGTTATTGAGCAACAACTGCAGTAGCTTCACATTCTATTCCAGTGCTTATGGAGCTACTGAGCAGGTTGCAACCCACTTGCTTGTAACTACTAAGCAGGATCTTTTGTTCATTGTGGACGTAAATGAGATTTTACTGAAAAACGGCCAAGTGACAGTTGATAGCCATGTCAACAGCCATCCTCGAGCAAAGCAAAGCAAAGAACATATCACTGTGTGGGAGAAAGGAGCAAAATTGGTTGGTGTTATCCACGGTGATGAAGCGGCTGTCATAGTGCAAACAACTCGTGGTAACTTAGAGTGTATGTACCCTAGAAAGCTGGTACTTGTCTCAATTGTTCAGGCACTGGTCCAGAGGCGTTTCAAAGATGCAATGGACATGGTAAGGCGCCATCGGATAGATTTCAATATGATGGTTGATTATTGTGGATGGAAAGCTTTTATCAAGTCAGCAGCAGATTTGGTTCAAGAAGTCAATAACCTTAGCCACATCACTGAATTTGTTTGCTCGATTAAGAATGAGAATGTTAGCAGCAAATTGTATGAGACCTACATACCGTTTCCTGATCAGTGCACAACCTCAGTGGATAATGAGAACTCGTATGGCGTCTTCTCAGAGAACAAAGTAACGTCTGTACTGATGGCAATTCGAAAAGCCCTTGAGGAACAGACAGAAGAAAGCTCAGCAAGAGAACTCTGCATATTAACCACTTTGGCACGCAGTGAACCTCCATTGTTGGAAGAAGCACTAAATAGAATTAAAGTCATCCGAGAACTGGAACTTCTTGGGGTTGATGATGCCAGACGAAAGCTGTACCCATCAGCTGAAGAGTCTTTGAAGCACTTGCTTTGGTTAACCGAACCAGAAGCTGTTTTTAATGCTGCTTTGGGACTGTATGATCTGAACCTTGCTGCTATAGTTGCTTTAAATTCCCAGAAAGATCCAAAGGAGTTCCTTCCTTTTCTCAAGAGTCTCGAGTGCCTGCCTCCTGCTATTATGAGGTACACAGTAGATTTAAAACTTGCAAGATATGAGAGTGCTCTCAGAAACATTGTTTCTGCGGGCAATGAGTACCATGAGGACTGCATGGGACTCCTCAAGTCTAACCCTCAGCTGTTCCCGCTGGGCCTCCAGTTATTCAGTGACCCAGATAAAAGGCACCAAATTCTTGAGGCATGGGGTGACCATCTTTCTGAAGAGAAATGCTTTGGAGAAGCGGCAATAACTTACCAATGCTGTTTGTCATATCAGAAATCTTTGAAAGCTTATCATGCCTGCGGGGACTGGAGAGGTGTGTTCACCGTTGCTGGTCTTTTGAAGTTCAAAAAGGAAGAAATTCTTCAACTAGCACAGGAGCTATGTGATGAGTTCCAAGCACTTGGGAAGTCAGGAGATGCTGCTAAGATTGCACTGGATTACTGCTCCGATGTTGATAGAGGTGTAGGATGCTACATCTCGGCAAGAGAATGGGAAGAGGCTCTTAGAGTAGCTTATATGCATGGCAGGCAGGATCTAGTCGAAACTGTTAGAGATGCTGCTTTGGAATGTGCTGCATTGCTGATATCTGAGTATCAGGAAGGATTGCTGAAGGTGGGTAAATATCTAGCACGTTATGTCGCTGTGCGGCAGAGGAGATTGTCGCTTGCAGCTAAACTAAAGTCAGAGGACCGGTTTATGGATGTTGAAGACGACAACATTTCAGAAGTCAGCTCTAGCTTCAGCGAAATGAGTGCATATACCACGAG GTCAACCAAGGAATCTAGTGCCTCGGTCGTATCTAGCAGTGTCAGCAAGTCACGAGGGTCAAGACGTCAAAAGAAAGCTGGCAAGATACGAGCTGGAAG TCCTGGGGAGGAGATGGCACTTGTGGATCATCTCAAGGGGATGTCTCTGGCAACCGGTGCACAGAAAGAGCTTAGGAGCCTGCTTGTAGTTCTAACACAGTTGGGGAAAGAAGATACCGCCCGTCAGGTGCAGCTGGCTGGAGATAGTTTCGAAGTATCGCAAATGGCTGCAGTGAAGTTGGCCGAGGATACAATCTCTACTGACAAGATTGATGAGAATGCGCATACTCTTGAGCATTACACGAAAATGCTGAGAGCACATCAGCCTACCACTGGTGAAACCTCCTCTTGGCGAATCAAAGCGCTGTCACCGCCATGA